In Kangiella profundi, one DNA window encodes the following:
- the prsK gene encoding XrtA/PEP-CTERM system histidine kinase PrsK: MAGFIACIVLAGFLFMTVLLRWRGSTLGWPIMLLALTFIGWSGLNLLDTDSELNHWMIEWARLFGIFAALTFFLFYFATHHKLLSFIIIAAFIGWASFILLYSGDMKRVINPAIGGFILLMMMQMMERAGNQFAETLRAEISTLGGALGIVLIWDLLSMLVLMLNLNVDAEALDVSRAIIASIAMAFSLVHIQQIDQSRLDLENIQQTYRPQSSLNIFAVLSWLAVVGYMLIGVAWQKPIVGSVVLAASILIFIWLAYKKKLLSQLKIMFTKLFASYKYDYRESWLGFNRALDEANVQGDFYQLSIKALANIISSPAGKLWSRRGDLFIYTDNWQSPLNSPLNNELAYQLPMELIDFIERTNWVVDIKEYQSNQNVYQGLKLDYHSPLFQQHQIYIPLRRGEELVAVVGLRSSYSKPSLNWEDHDLLKAAGQQMASYLALFEATTQIYEREQFDAFNRLSAFVVHDLKNVTAQLELITHNAHRYRDNPEFVDDTFETVASATQRLNKMLEQLQRKQLPKKEILQAYIPDVFAKFKETASRLNVIGDIPEIEVYANQDQLLNIIQHLHQNAIDASNENDRIHHRFDQIGQELHWHIVDKGKGMDPDFVRKQLFKPFATTKGNAGMGIGVYQCRYLLQSFGGDLIIQSELGKGTRCIVILQTLTPGD, translated from the coding sequence ATGGCCGGATTTATCGCCTGTATCGTGTTAGCAGGCTTCTTGTTCATGACCGTACTATTGCGCTGGCGCGGATCGACCCTGGGCTGGCCGATTATGCTATTGGCCTTAACTTTTATAGGCTGGAGCGGCTTGAACCTGCTGGATACGGACTCTGAGCTTAACCACTGGATGATTGAATGGGCACGCCTGTTTGGTATTTTTGCGGCTCTTACCTTCTTTCTCTTCTACTTTGCAACCCACCATAAGCTATTAAGTTTCATCATAATTGCTGCCTTTATTGGCTGGGCTAGCTTTATCCTGCTCTACAGCGGAGATATGAAGCGAGTAATCAATCCGGCCATAGGCGGCTTTATTCTACTGATGATGATGCAGATGATGGAGCGGGCTGGAAATCAGTTTGCTGAGACTCTGAGGGCTGAAATTTCAACTCTGGGTGGTGCTTTAGGAATAGTCCTGATCTGGGATCTCCTTTCCATGCTGGTGCTGATGCTCAATCTGAATGTCGATGCTGAAGCACTTGACGTGTCTCGAGCCATCATTGCCAGCATTGCCATGGCATTCAGTCTGGTACACATCCAACAAATAGATCAGTCTCGGCTGGATCTTGAAAACATTCAGCAAACCTACCGCCCGCAAAGTAGCCTGAATATCTTTGCGGTATTGAGCTGGTTGGCAGTAGTCGGATATATGCTGATTGGTGTAGCTTGGCAAAAACCAATTGTAGGATCAGTGGTCCTTGCTGCATCAATATTGATATTCATCTGGCTGGCCTATAAGAAAAAACTATTAAGCCAGCTTAAAATAATGTTCACCAAGCTATTTGCCAGTTACAAGTATGATTACCGAGAAAGCTGGCTGGGATTCAACCGCGCGCTGGACGAGGCAAATGTGCAAGGTGATTTCTATCAGCTGTCGATCAAGGCGCTGGCCAATATCATCAGTAGCCCTGCCGGAAAACTTTGGAGTCGACGCGGTGATCTGTTTATTTATACCGATAACTGGCAGTCACCTTTAAATTCGCCGCTCAATAATGAGCTGGCTTATCAGTTGCCCATGGAGCTGATTGATTTTATTGAGCGCACTAACTGGGTGGTAGACATTAAGGAATATCAAAGTAACCAGAATGTTTACCAGGGTTTGAAACTAGATTATCACTCGCCGTTATTTCAACAGCATCAGATCTATATTCCACTGCGTCGCGGTGAAGAGTTAGTCGCAGTGGTTGGGCTAAGAAGCAGCTATTCTAAACCAAGCCTCAACTGGGAAGACCATGATCTTCTTAAAGCAGCGGGTCAGCAGATGGCTAGTTATCTGGCACTGTTTGAGGCAACTACTCAAATTTACGAACGTGAGCAGTTTGATGCTTTTAACCGTCTATCGGCATTTGTTGTACATGATTTAAAGAATGTCACCGCTCAATTGGAACTGATCACCCATAACGCACATCGCTATAGAGACAATCCTGAATTTGTGGATGATACGTTTGAAACCGTAGCCAGCGCCACTCAACGTCTCAATAAAATGCTTGAACAGTTGCAACGCAAACAGCTACCAAAAAAAGAGATCCTTCAGGCCTATATTCCAGATGTGTTTGCGAAATTCAAGGAAACCGCAAGTCGCCTCAACGTGATTGGAGATATTCCTGAAATAGAGGTGTATGCTAACCAGGATCAATTGCTTAACATCATCCAGCATCTACACCAGAATGCGATTGATGCCAGTAACGAAAATGATAGAATTCATCACCGATTTGACCAGATCGGACAGGAGCTGCACTGGCATATTGTCGATAAGGGCAAAGGCATGGATCCAGACTTCGTTCGTAAGCAGTTATTCA